The following proteins come from a genomic window of Paenibacillus sp. CAA11:
- the topA gene encoding type I DNA topoisomerase produces MADSLVIVESPAKAKTIGKYLGSKYIVKASMGHVRDLPKSQIGVEVENDFNPKYITIRGKGSVLKELKDARKKVKKVYLAADPDREGEAIAWHLAHVLDLDQTEDCRVVFNEITKQAVKDAFKTPRKINMDLVNAQQARRILDRLVGYKISPLLWKKVKKGLSAGRVQSVAVKIILDRENEIAAFEPEEYWSITAGLKIAESTFEAKFHQYQGEKKELSSEADVKQILQAIEGASFVVQNVKEKERLRHPSPPFTTSSLQQEAARKLNFRAAKTMSVAQQLYEGVDLGKEGTVGLITYMRTDSTRIAASAQEEAREYITGKYGADYTPETPRQYSKKAANAQDAHEAIRPTAALRDPESIKPILSRDQFRLYKLIWERFMASQMASAILDTLSVDIRANEVTFRAVGSKVRFPGFMKVYVEGNDDGNAVEDDKFLPPLKSGDELVTESIEPKQHFTQPPPRYTEARLVKTLEELGIGRPSTYAPTLETIQKRGYVAVEEKKFMPTELGELVIEQMEQFFPEILNVEFTANMEGDLDHVEEGSEDWVRVLNEFYESFEKRLEVAEEEMKEIEIEDEVSDEICEKCGNPMVYKLGRFGKFLACSGFPDCRNTKPIIKDIGVTCPKCKEGHVVERRSKKGRVFYGCNRYPECDFVSWDKPSTKPCPSCGSLMVEKRSKQGIKLQCTSCDHSEMVEEDQEETAEL; encoded by the coding sequence ATGGCAGATTCACTTGTCATTGTGGAATCACCAGCCAAAGCTAAGACGATTGGCAAATACTTGGGCAGCAAGTATATTGTCAAGGCGTCGATGGGTCATGTTAGGGACCTGCCGAAAAGCCAAATTGGTGTTGAGGTAGAGAATGATTTCAACCCTAAGTATATAACGATTCGAGGGAAGGGCTCCGTTCTTAAAGAGTTGAAGGACGCCCGCAAAAAAGTAAAGAAAGTCTATCTGGCAGCTGACCCCGATCGTGAGGGGGAAGCCATTGCTTGGCATCTGGCTCACGTACTCGACTTGGATCAAACAGAGGACTGCCGGGTTGTATTCAATGAAATTACGAAGCAGGCGGTTAAGGATGCGTTCAAGACCCCCCGCAAGATTAATATGGATTTGGTAAACGCGCAGCAAGCAAGACGTATTCTGGACCGGCTGGTGGGGTATAAGATCAGTCCGTTGTTATGGAAGAAAGTAAAGAAAGGCTTATCCGCCGGACGCGTGCAATCTGTTGCTGTGAAGATTATTCTGGATCGTGAGAATGAAATTGCCGCTTTTGAGCCTGAAGAGTATTGGAGTATTACCGCCGGACTCAAAATCGCTGAAAGCACTTTCGAAGCCAAGTTTCATCAATATCAGGGTGAGAAGAAGGAGCTTTCCAGCGAAGCCGATGTGAAGCAAATCCTGCAGGCTATTGAGGGGGCTTCTTTTGTTGTTCAGAATGTGAAGGAAAAGGAACGTCTGCGTCATCCATCGCCGCCCTTTACGACAAGCTCTTTGCAGCAGGAGGCAGCACGTAAGTTGAACTTCAGAGCAGCAAAGACGATGTCGGTGGCTCAGCAGCTCTATGAGGGCGTAGATTTGGGCAAGGAAGGCACGGTAGGCTTGATTACCTATATGCGTACGGACTCTACTCGAATTGCTGCATCAGCTCAGGAAGAGGCGAGAGAGTACATTACAGGCAAGTATGGAGCCGACTACACGCCTGAAACACCGCGTCAATATTCGAAGAAAGCTGCAAATGCCCAGGATGCTCACGAGGCCATTAGACCGACTGCAGCTCTGCGTGACCCTGAATCGATCAAACCGATATTAAGCAGGGATCAATTCCGCCTGTATAAGCTGATTTGGGAACGCTTTATGGCGAGCCAAATGGCATCCGCCATTTTGGATACCTTATCCGTAGATATTCGGGCTAATGAGGTTACTTTCCGGGCCGTAGGATCCAAGGTCCGTTTTCCAGGCTTTATGAAGGTATATGTGGAAGGTAATGATGACGGGAACGCTGTAGAGGACGATAAATTCCTGCCTCCATTGAAATCAGGAGACGAGCTTGTTACGGAATCTATTGAACCGAAACAGCACTTTACCCAGCCGCCTCCGCGCTATACGGAGGCAAGGCTTGTGAAAACCTTGGAGGAGCTCGGAATTGGGCGGCCAAGCACCTATGCTCCAACCCTCGAAACTATTCAAAAGCGTGGATATGTTGCAGTAGAGGAGAAGAAGTTTATGCCCACAGAGCTCGGTGAGCTGGTTATTGAGCAGATGGAGCAATTTTTCCCGGAAATTCTGAATGTGGAATTTACCGCTAACATGGAGGGGGACCTCGACCATGTTGAAGAAGGATCAGAGGATTGGGTTCGGGTACTGAACGAGTTTTATGAATCCTTTGAGAAGCGCCTGGAAGTAGCAGAAGAGGAAATGAAGGAAATCGAGATTGAAGATGAAGTCTCGGATGAAATATGTGAGAAATGCGGAAACCCCATGGTTTACAAGCTTGGCCGTTTTGGCAAATTCCTCGCCTGCTCTGGCTTCCCGGATTGCCGGAATACTAAGCCTATCATTAAGGACATTGGTGTAACCTGTCCGAAATGTAAGGAAGGGCATGTTGTGGAGCGGCGCAGTAAAAAGGGTAGGGTCTTTTATGGCTGCAATCGGTATCCGGAGTGCGATTTCGTATCATGGGATAAGCCATCTACCAAGCCTTGTCCAAGCTGTGGTTCATTGATGGTGGAGAAGCGCAGCAAGCAGGGCATCAAATTGCAATGCACCTCTTGTGACCATTCGGAAATGGTTGAGGAAGATCAGGAAGAAACAGCTGAGTTGTAA
- a CDS encoding FliH/SctL family protein, with protein MSNLIKATQYIPVDNLKQLDLAKRYETSMDSEAGSNELNTAVDHRISEAEESRKEILADAKEFADRQIREASEEAERMLAEAREQIEAWWQERREQDEHFIEAIKAEGFHDGYEEGKAQAAANLQQKIDEMMSEAQRVLSEAHVAKDQIIQEAEPFLVELSCAIAEKVIDRQLTNEPDYVIELIKENLGRKREQGILTLCVAPSQFAFVQASREELSLVIDSQAELQILPDSSVKDMGCVIRSAYGSVDARIDTQLSEIKKELLRISLQQEERGTES; from the coding sequence TTGTCTAATTTGATTAAAGCTACCCAGTACATTCCTGTGGATAACTTGAAGCAATTGGACTTAGCCAAACGATACGAGACCTCCATGGACTCTGAGGCCGGCAGTAATGAACTGAATACTGCTGTTGATCATAGGATTAGTGAAGCTGAAGAGTCGCGCAAAGAGATTTTAGCAGACGCTAAAGAATTCGCCGACCGACAAATTCGTGAAGCTTCAGAGGAAGCGGAACGAATGTTGGCCGAAGCTCGTGAGCAGATTGAAGCCTGGTGGCAAGAGCGGCGTGAGCAGGATGAGCACTTCATTGAGGCTATAAAAGCAGAGGGCTTTCATGATGGTTATGAGGAAGGGAAAGCCCAGGCTGCTGCCAATCTTCAGCAAAAGATAGATGAAATGATGAGTGAAGCTCAGCGTGTACTAAGTGAGGCTCATGTTGCTAAAGATCAGATTATTCAGGAAGCGGAGCCTTTTCTTGTGGAGTTAAGCTGTGCGATCGCAGAGAAAGTCATCGATCGACAGCTTACCAACGAACCGGACTATGTGATTGAGCTCATTAAAGAAAATCTGGGGCGCAAACGGGAACAGGGGATCCTGACCTTGTGCGTAGCTCCGTCGCAGTTTGCCTTTGTACAAGCATCCAGAGAAGAACTTAGCTTGGTGATCGACTCTCAGGCGGAACTGCAAATACTGCCCGACTCTTCTGTAAAGGATATGGGCTGTGTGATCAGGTCTGCTTATGGAAGCGTTGATGCAAGAATTGATACACAATTGTCTGAGATTAAGAAGGAACTGCTGCGGATCTCACTGCAGCAGGAGGAGCGGGGGACTGAGTCATGA
- the hslV gene encoding ATP-dependent protease subunit HslV has product MDLSFHATTICAVRHNGKGAIAGDGQVTFGESVIMKQTAKKVRRLYRGQVLAGFAGSVADAITLFEKFEGKLEEHHGNLQRAAVELAKDWRQDRVLRKLEALMIVMNHSGMLLISGGGEIIEPDDDILAIGSGGNFALSAARALKRNATQLEAKDMVREALQVASEICVYTNSNIVVEEL; this is encoded by the coding sequence ATGGATTTATCTTTTCACGCCACAACAATTTGTGCGGTTCGGCATAACGGCAAGGGAGCCATTGCCGGAGACGGACAGGTGACTTTTGGAGAAAGTGTGATCATGAAGCAAACCGCAAAAAAAGTGCGCAGACTGTATCGCGGCCAAGTGCTTGCCGGGTTTGCTGGCTCTGTAGCGGATGCGATCACACTGTTCGAGAAGTTTGAGGGCAAGCTGGAAGAGCATCATGGGAACCTTCAGCGTGCTGCCGTTGAGCTGGCAAAAGATTGGCGGCAGGACCGTGTTCTTAGGAAGCTGGAGGCGCTCATGATCGTTATGAACCATTCGGGAATGCTGCTTATCTCAGGAGGCGGCGAAATTATTGAACCTGATGATGATATTCTGGCTATTGGTTCAGGAGGTAACTTTGCTCTGTCAGCCGCTCGGGCTCTAAAGCGCAATGCAACTCAACTGGAAGCCAAGGACATGGTGAGAGAGGCGCTTCAAGTGGCTTCCGAGATCTGTGTGTACACGAACAGTAATATTGTCGTTGAAGAGTTATAG
- the fliE gene encoding flagellar hook-basal body complex protein FliE, producing MIQNISSALQPLQAIKPETTGQAATPAETIKDFGSYLKDAIDGVAGQEQNVEKLNNQFLLGEVDVDQVMVASEQALLSLQLTSQVRNKVIEAYQEIMRTQM from the coding sequence ATGATTCAAAATATTTCGTCAGCCCTGCAGCCGCTGCAAGCGATTAAGCCAGAAACTACTGGGCAAGCGGCAACACCAGCTGAGACAATTAAGGATTTTGGTTCTTATTTGAAAGATGCTATAGACGGCGTAGCCGGACAAGAACAAAATGTCGAGAAGCTGAACAACCAGTTCCTTTTGGGAGAAGTGGATGTTGATCAAGTTATGGTGGCATCGGAACAAGCACTATTAAGTTTGCAGCTTACCTCGCAGGTTCGTAATAAGGTGATTGAAGCCTATCAAGAGATTATGCGAACGCAAATGTAA
- the flgC gene encoding flagellar basal body rod protein FlgC translates to MRISNSFDISSSALTAQRLRMDVISSNIANAETTRAKVENGQAVPYRRKMVVLSSDQPNSFSNVLQGAVNGQSSGGQGVKVAAIKEDQSPLKPVYNPTHPDANSEGYVYMPNVDILKEMVDMMSASRSYEANVTAFNASKSMVTKALSIGK, encoded by the coding sequence ATGAGGATTAGTAACAGTTTTGACATTAGTTCTTCGGCACTAACAGCACAGCGTCTACGCATGGACGTAATCTCTTCTAATATTGCAAATGCCGAAACAACTAGAGCCAAGGTGGAGAATGGTCAGGCGGTTCCTTACCGGAGAAAGATGGTAGTATTATCTTCCGATCAGCCCAATTCCTTCAGCAATGTGCTTCAGGGAGCGGTCAATGGTCAGAGCTCAGGTGGTCAAGGCGTAAAGGTAGCAGCAATAAAGGAAGATCAATCGCCGCTTAAGCCGGTATACAATCCGACGCACCCGGATGCCAACAGTGAAGGTTATGTATACATGCCGAATGTAGACATCTTGAAGGAAATGGTTGATATGATGTCTGCTTCCCGGTCTTATGAAGCTAATGTAACTGCATTTAACGCATCAAAGTCGATGGTTACCAAGGCGTTATCGATTGGTAAATAA
- the fliG gene encoding flagellar motor switch protein FliG codes for MSKTNAQGLTGKQKAAILLITLGPEVSAQIFKHLRDDEIEQLTLEIANVRKVDNAEKEMIMAEFHQICLAQEYISQGGINYAKEILEKALGQQKASDIISRLTATLQVRPFDFARKADPNQILNFIQNENAQTIALVLSYLQFEQSAIILSSLPQEKQAEVARRIAVMDSTSPEVISQVERVLEQKLSATVTQDYTTAGGIESIVQILNGVDRGTERTILDSLEIQDPELAEEIKKRMFVFEDIVNVDNRSIQRIIRDIDNADLQLALKVASEEVREAVFRNMSKRMADTFKEEMEYMGPVRLRDVEEAQTRIVATIRRLEESGEIIIARGGGDDIIV; via the coding sequence TTGTCTAAAACGAACGCTCAGGGGCTGACCGGCAAGCAGAAAGCTGCAATCTTATTGATTACGCTTGGACCGGAGGTTTCTGCACAAATTTTTAAACATCTAAGAGATGATGAAATTGAACAGTTAACACTGGAAATCGCAAACGTACGCAAGGTGGACAACGCTGAGAAAGAAATGATAATGGCTGAGTTCCATCAAATCTGCTTGGCACAGGAGTATATCTCCCAAGGTGGGATTAACTACGCGAAGGAAATTTTGGAGAAAGCTCTGGGTCAGCAGAAGGCTTCAGATATTATCAGCCGATTGACGGCAACCTTACAGGTTCGACCTTTCGATTTTGCTCGTAAGGCGGATCCGAATCAGATTCTTAATTTTATTCAGAATGAAAATGCCCAGACTATTGCTCTTGTCCTGTCCTATTTACAGTTTGAGCAGTCAGCTATCATTCTGTCCTCCCTGCCTCAGGAAAAACAAGCCGAAGTGGCCAGAAGAATTGCGGTAATGGACAGCACTTCACCGGAGGTTATTTCTCAGGTAGAGCGTGTTCTTGAGCAGAAGCTTTCCGCTACTGTAACTCAGGATTACACAACTGCTGGCGGCATTGAATCCATTGTGCAGATTTTGAATGGTGTTGACCGAGGAACGGAACGTACCATTCTCGATTCTCTCGAGATTCAAGATCCTGAATTGGCAGAAGAAATCAAAAAACGGATGTTTGTCTTCGAGGATATTGTCAATGTGGACAATCGTTCGATTCAGCGCATTATTCGTGACATTGATAACGCGGACTTGCAGCTGGCTCTCAAGGTGGCAAGCGAGGAAGTCCGGGAGGCGGTGTTCCGCAATATGTCCAAACGGATGGCGGACACCTTCAAGGAAGAAATGGAGTACATGGGGCCTGTGCGGCTGCGTGATGTGGAAGAAGCACAGACTCGCATTGTAGCTACCATCCGCAGATTGGAAGAATCAGGTGAAATTATAATCGCTCGCGGTGGAGGAGATGACATCATTGTCTAA
- the trmFO gene encoding FADH(2)-oxidizing methylenetetrahydrofolate--tRNA-(uracil(54)-C(5))-methyltransferase TrmFO produces MTEQQRVTVIGAGLAGSEAAWQIAKRGVPVTLYEMRPVVKTPAHHTDKFAELVCSNSLRANGLTNAVGVLKEEMRMLDSLVIGAADRNAVPAGGALAVDRDGFSGEITSTLHDHPLITVVNEEIQEIPSEGIVVIATGPLTSPALSEQIKRLTGEEYFYFYDAAAPIVEKDSIDMNKVYLASRYDKGEAAYLNCPMTEEEFNAFYDALITAEVAQIKEFEKEIYFEGCMPIEVMMKRGKQTALFGPMKPVGLPNPHTGTLPHAVVQLRQDNAAGTLYNLVGFQTHLKWGEQKRVFSMIPGLENAEFVRYGVMHRNTFINSPKLLQPTYQLKTRPTLFFAGQMTGVEGYVESAASGLIAGINAAKAAQSQEGIVFPEDTTLGSMARYITTADFKHFQPMNANFGLLPKLEQRIRQKKEKNEALAHRALDSLRSFMSGAAVN; encoded by the coding sequence TTGACAGAACAACAGAGGGTTACCGTGATTGGCGCAGGCTTGGCCGGCAGTGAGGCGGCCTGGCAGATCGCTAAACGGGGAGTGCCTGTAACACTATACGAGATGCGTCCCGTTGTAAAAACGCCCGCGCACCATACCGACAAATTTGCTGAGCTGGTGTGCAGCAACTCGCTGCGGGCCAATGGCTTAACCAATGCGGTAGGCGTATTAAAAGAAGAAATGCGCATGCTGGACTCATTGGTTATCGGTGCAGCGGACCGCAATGCCGTTCCGGCAGGGGGGGCATTGGCCGTGGATCGTGACGGTTTCTCCGGCGAAATTACTAGCACGCTTCATGATCATCCGTTGATTACGGTAGTAAATGAAGAGATACAGGAGATTCCGTCAGAGGGCATCGTGGTTATTGCTACGGGGCCTTTGACCTCTCCGGCTCTCTCCGAGCAAATCAAGCGTCTTACCGGTGAAGAATATTTTTATTTCTACGACGCAGCAGCGCCGATCGTGGAGAAAGACTCCATTGATATGAATAAGGTATACTTGGCTTCCCGTTATGACAAGGGGGAGGCCGCTTATTTGAATTGCCCGATGACAGAGGAAGAATTCAATGCTTTTTATGATGCATTAATTACGGCAGAAGTTGCCCAGATTAAAGAGTTTGAGAAGGAGATTTACTTTGAGGGCTGTATGCCAATCGAAGTGATGATGAAACGCGGAAAGCAAACGGCGCTGTTTGGTCCAATGAAACCTGTTGGCCTTCCTAATCCGCACACAGGAACTTTGCCTCATGCTGTGGTTCAGCTCCGTCAGGACAACGCAGCAGGAACTTTATATAACCTAGTGGGATTCCAAACACATCTTAAGTGGGGAGAACAAAAACGCGTGTTCTCTATGATTCCTGGACTAGAAAATGCTGAGTTTGTTCGCTATGGAGTTATGCATCGCAATACTTTTATTAATTCTCCAAAGCTGCTTCAACCGACCTATCAGCTAAAAACCCGTCCTACCCTTTTCTTTGCTGGTCAGATGACAGGGGTTGAAGGATATGTGGAATCGGCGGCTTCCGGACTTATTGCTGGCATTAACGCTGCCAAAGCAGCTCAGTCGCAGGAAGGCATTGTGTTCCCAGAGGATACTACGCTTGGGAGTATGGCCAGATATATCACCACGGCAGACTTCAAGCATTTTCAGCCAATGAATGCGAATTTCGGACTGCTTCCGAAGCTTGAGCAGCGCATTCGCCAGAAGAAGGAGAAGAACGAGGCATTAGCGCATCGTGCACTGGATAGCTTGCGCAGCTTTATGTCAGGAGCGGCGGTTAATTAA
- the flgB gene encoding flagellar basal body rod protein FlgB: MQLLNGTTFDKMQTAIQAADTRQRVLANNIANVDTPHFKRENVSFESLLQNELNGATSEIEGKRTDTRHFVIGSTSGQVPQPVVTTDQSTSMNNNMNNVDVDREMSLLAENQLRYNSYIEQVNYRIKMMRTAIEGRG, encoded by the coding sequence ATGCAGCTGCTGAATGGAACTACTTTTGATAAGATGCAAACAGCGATCCAGGCCGCTGATACTAGACAGCGTGTCTTGGCCAATAACATAGCAAATGTGGATACACCACACTTTAAGCGAGAAAATGTGTCCTTTGAATCATTGCTGCAAAATGAGCTGAATGGAGCAACTTCGGAGATTGAGGGGAAGCGTACAGACACTAGGCATTTTGTTATTGGTTCAACATCTGGACAAGTGCCTCAGCCGGTCGTTACGACAGACCAGAGCACTTCAATGAACAACAATATGAACAACGTAGATGTGGATCGTGAAATGTCATTGCTTGCAGAGAACCAGCTTCGGTACAACTCGTACATAGAGCAGGTGAACTATAGAATCAAGATGATGCGAACAGCAATCGAGGGGAGAGGCTAG
- the fliF gene encoding flagellar basal-body MS-ring/collar protein FliF has protein sequence MNERIAQYKDRVVQYWNHFSKKQKTLLIATVVIILTAIILLTMQFSKTEYEVAFTGLDSTDAAGIIKQLDSSSVPYKLSPDGTSISVPSTQAARVKVDIGSQGIVKNGSIGFNETFGSSSSPIGMTDSEFNVKYKSALNGEVEQLLRRMQGVQGAKVLINLPTENVFASPEEQEKASASVVMDFQPGFRPTQDNIDGYFNLVKTAVPNLPVENITINSSDDSVLLPSGKGGTSASLTGAVQENMALQKKFESDVKAAVKQFLSKLTGPDKVDVLVASKLNFDQIRENDKLVTPVDTENMKGIEISAQKVQNSYTGKGSADGGVAGTGQEEVPGYPSSTSSGDTTSEQNSSTINYEVNHITKDIIVSPYTVKDLTINVLVEPPAGKETLDKTTSDAIQNILKNIVASYLADSGTTYTDADLTKKVSVFSQAFESGDTETTSSGISKTLLWGGIGAAALLVAAVAGILIFRSRRRKQEEEMEEDLPLQVPTEFPSISLETIGNEDQVRKQLETLAKKKPEEFVNLLRTWLAED, from the coding sequence GTGAATGAGAGAATCGCCCAGTACAAAGACAGGGTTGTCCAGTACTGGAATCATTTCAGCAAAAAACAAAAGACACTATTAATCGCAACCGTCGTAATCATACTGACGGCCATCATTCTGCTCACCATGCAGTTCTCCAAAACGGAGTATGAAGTAGCGTTTACAGGGCTAGATTCCACAGATGCAGCTGGGATTATCAAGCAGCTGGATTCCAGCAGTGTTCCATATAAGCTGAGCCCGGATGGAACGAGCATTTCCGTTCCTAGTACACAGGCTGCTCGTGTAAAAGTTGATATCGGCTCACAAGGGATCGTCAAGAACGGTTCTATCGGCTTTAACGAGACATTTGGCTCCAGCTCGTCTCCCATCGGGATGACAGACAGCGAATTCAATGTGAAGTACAAGAGCGCGCTTAATGGTGAAGTTGAACAGCTCCTCAGAAGAATGCAGGGTGTTCAAGGTGCAAAAGTCCTAATTAATCTTCCGACCGAAAACGTATTTGCAAGTCCGGAAGAGCAAGAAAAAGCATCAGCTTCGGTAGTTATGGATTTCCAACCGGGCTTCCGCCCTACGCAAGACAATATTGACGGGTATTTCAATCTTGTGAAAACAGCTGTTCCGAATCTGCCGGTAGAGAATATTACCATTAACAGCAGTGACGACAGTGTATTGTTACCTTCAGGTAAAGGTGGTACATCCGCTAGTCTGACAGGTGCGGTACAAGAAAATATGGCGCTGCAGAAAAAATTTGAAAGTGATGTTAAAGCTGCGGTGAAGCAATTCCTTTCAAAGCTTACAGGGCCAGACAAGGTAGACGTACTGGTGGCTTCTAAACTGAACTTCGATCAGATTCGTGAGAACGACAAACTGGTTACTCCGGTAGACACGGAGAATATGAAAGGGATCGAAATCAGTGCCCAAAAAGTGCAGAACAGTTATACAGGTAAGGGAAGTGCAGATGGCGGAGTAGCTGGTACGGGTCAAGAAGAGGTACCAGGATATCCTTCCTCTACTTCTAGCGGAGATACAACCTCGGAGCAAAATTCATCGACGATAAACTATGAGGTCAATCATATCACCAAAGACATTATTGTTAGTCCTTACACTGTAAAAGATTTAACCATTAATGTTCTGGTTGAACCACCTGCAGGAAAAGAAACTTTGGATAAAACAACAAGTGATGCTATTCAGAACATTTTGAAGAATATTGTTGCTTCATATTTGGCTGATTCTGGAACTACTTATACAGACGCAGATCTAACTAAAAAAGTTTCGGTATTTTCCCAAGCTTTTGAAAGTGGCGATACAGAAACGACCTCGTCCGGTATTTCTAAAACGTTGCTTTGGGGTGGAATTGGAGCTGCTGCATTGTTGGTTGCAGCTGTTGCCGGCATTCTTATCTTTAGAAGCCGTAGACGGAAGCAAGAAGAAGAGATGGAAGAAGATCTTCCATTGCAAGTGCCGACAGAGTTCCCTTCAATCAGCTTGGAAACGATTGGGAATGAGGACCAAGTACGCAAACAATTGGAAACGTTGGCCAAGAAAAAACCGGAAGAATTCGTCAACCTGCTCCGCACTTGGCTTGCTGAGGACTAA
- the hslU gene encoding ATP-dependent protease ATPase subunit HslU translates to MNSQSLTPRQIVAELDKYIVGQKTAKKSVAVALRNRYRRSRLSDEVRDEIVPKNILMIGPTGVGKTEIARRLAKLVGAPFVKVEATKFTEVGYVGRDVESMVRDLIETSIRMVRAERTEKVRDKAEEQANERLVQILVPSEQKSKNQRNPFEMIFGNHQANQNGADSASNEEEKQDAALVERRRQVRFQLLSGQMEDTLVEIDVEDNTPTMMDMFAGQGDQMGMNMQEMLGNLMPRRTKKRKLSVREARKVLTQEEANKLIDQEDVIQESIHRAEQSGIIFIDEIDKVASRGQGSGPDVSREGVQRDILPIVEGSTIMTKYGPVKTDYILFIAAGAFHIAKPADLIPELQGRFPIRVELNSLTLEDFVSILTEPKNALTKQYTELLRTEDIEIEFSPEAIREIASIAATVNANNENIGARRLHTILEKLLEDLSFEAPELTLDRMVITPQYVREKLGDIAQDRDLSQYIL, encoded by the coding sequence ATGAACAGTCAATCCTTAACCCCAAGACAAATTGTGGCGGAGTTAGATAAATATATCGTTGGTCAAAAAACGGCGAAAAAATCAGTGGCTGTAGCTTTGCGTAATCGTTATCGCCGGAGCCGGCTGAGCGACGAGGTTCGCGATGAGATTGTTCCGAAGAATATTCTTATGATCGGTCCAACGGGAGTAGGTAAGACCGAAATTGCACGGCGGTTGGCGAAGCTCGTGGGTGCCCCGTTCGTCAAAGTGGAGGCTACCAAATTTACTGAGGTAGGTTATGTAGGCCGGGATGTAGAATCTATGGTACGAGACTTGATTGAAACCTCGATCCGTATGGTGCGAGCTGAGCGGACAGAGAAGGTTAGGGATAAGGCTGAGGAGCAGGCCAATGAGCGCTTAGTTCAAATCCTTGTTCCTTCGGAGCAGAAATCCAAAAATCAGCGAAATCCCTTCGAAATGATCTTTGGGAACCATCAGGCTAATCAGAATGGGGCTGACTCGGCTTCGAATGAAGAAGAGAAGCAGGATGCAGCTTTGGTGGAAAGGCGCCGTCAGGTACGCTTCCAGTTGCTCTCAGGCCAAATGGAGGATACCCTTGTCGAGATTGATGTAGAGGATAATACGCCTACTATGATGGATATGTTTGCCGGTCAAGGTGATCAGATGGGGATGAACATGCAGGAGATGCTTGGAAACCTCATGCCACGTAGAACCAAAAAGCGTAAATTATCCGTTAGAGAGGCTCGAAAGGTACTCACTCAAGAGGAAGCTAATAAGCTGATTGATCAAGAGGATGTCATTCAGGAATCGATTCATCGAGCAGAACAGTCGGGCATCATTTTCATTGATGAAATTGATAAAGTTGCAAGCCGCGGCCAAGGCTCAGGCCCTGATGTATCCAGAGAAGGGGTTCAGCGGGACATATTGCCTATTGTCGAGGGCTCTACCATCATGACCAAGTACGGTCCTGTCAAAACAGACTACATTCTCTTTATTGCGGCAGGTGCGTTCCACATTGCCAAACCGGCTGATTTAATTCCCGAGCTGCAAGGGCGTTTCCCCATTCGCGTAGAGCTCAATAGTCTAACTTTGGAAGATTTTGTGTCAATTTTAACAGAACCTAAGAACGCTCTAACAAAACAATATACGGAGCTGCTTCGGACGGAAGACATTGAAATTGAGTTTTCGCCGGAGGCTATACGCGAGATTGCCAGCATTGCAGCAACCGTAAATGCGAACAATGAGAACATTGGTGCCAGAAGGCTGCATACGATCTTAGAAAAGCTGTTAGAGGACTTATCCTTTGAGGCTCCAGAGCTAACCTTGGACCGCATGGTGATTACGCCACAGTATGTGCGCGAGAAGCTAGGGGATATTGCCCAAGACCGAGACTTAAGTCAGTATATTCTGTAA